CCTGGTGCTGACCTGCACCGAGATGCTGCGCAAGAAGAAGGTGGTGGGGAAGTTCGTGGAGTACTATGGCGACGGGCTCTCGTCGCTGGCGCTCGCCGACCGGGCGACGATCGCGAACATGGCGCCGGAGTACGGGGCGACGATGGGCTTCTTCCCGGTCGACGCCGAGACGCTCAAGTACCTGCGCCTGTCGGGGCGGAGCGAGGAACAGGTGCAACTGGTCGAGGCGTACACGAAGGCCCAGGGGCTCTTCCGCGAGGACGGGATGCCCGACCCCGTGTACACGGACACGCTCGAGCTGGACCTGGCGACGGTGGTCCCGTCGCTGGCGGGGCCCAAGCGCCCGCAGGACCGCATTCCGCTGAGCGCGGTCAAGGCGAGCTACGCGGAGTCGCTGGCGGCGGAGAAGGCGCGCATGGCCAGCGCGATTCCGGGGGCGGCAAAGCCGGCCCCCGGCTCGGCCGAGGCGGCGATGGTGGCGGAGGGAGGGGCGGTGACCGTGGCGGGGAACGGCATCCCGTGCGAGTGGCGCGGCGAGCGCTTCTCGGTTCGCGACGGGTCGGTCGTGATTGCCGCCATCACGTCGTGCACCAACACCTCCAACCCGAGCGTGATGCTGGCGGCCGGGTTGCTGGCGCAGAAGGCGACGGCCAAGGGGCTCAAGGCGAAGCCGTGGGTCAAGACGTCGCTCGCGCCGGGCTCGAAGGTGGTGCGCGAGTACTTCGAGAAGGCGGGGGTGCAGCCGGCGCTCGACGCGCTGGGCTTCCAGATCGTCGGCTACGGATGCACGACGTGCATCGGAAACTCCGGTCCGCTCCCCGACCCGATTTCGCGCGCGATCGACGAGGGGAAGCTGACGGTGGCGGCGGTCCTGTCCGGGAACCGCAACTTCGAGGGGCGCGTGAATCCGCAGACGCGCTTCAACTACCTCGCCTCGCCCCCGCTGGTGGTTGCCTACGCGCTCGCCGGGCGCATGGACATCGACTTCGACCGCGAGCCGATCGGCGTCGGCACGGCGGGCCCGGTCTTCCTGCGCGACATCTGGCCGAGCCCGAAGGAGGTCGAGGACGTGGTGCTGTCGTCGGTCAAGCGCGAGCAGTTCGAGAAGGAGTACGGCGACGTCTTCGCCGGCGACGCGCAATGGCAGGCGATCCGCATCCCGACGGGCGACCGCTACGCGTGGGACGACCGGTCGACCTACGTGAAGCATCCGCCGTACTTCGCCGGGATGACGATGACGCCCCCGGGGGTGCAGCCCATCGCGGGGGCGCGCGTGCTGGGGATGTTCGGCGACTCGATCACGACCGACCACATCTCCCCCGCCGGGTCGATCGCGGAGAAGAGCCCGGCCGGGCAGTGGCTCCTGTCGTTAGGCGTGGCGAAGAAGGACTTCAACTCCTACGGCGCCCGGCGCGGGAACCACGAGGTCATGATGCGCGGTACCTTTGCCAACATCCGCCTCAAGAACGACCTGACGCCCGGCCTGGAAGGGTGGTGGACGCGCACCGCGCCGGGGGCCGAGCCCACCTCGTTCTTCGAGGCGAGCGAGGGGTACAAGGCCGCCGGGACCCCGCTGATCATCATTGCCGGCAAGGAGTACGGCACGGGGTCGTCGCGCGACTGGGCCGCCAAGGGGACGGCGCTGCTGGGGGTGCGCGCGGTCATCGCCGAGTCGTTCGAGCGCATCCACCGCTCCAACCTGGTGGGGATGGGAGTGCTCCCGCTCGAGTTCACCGACGGCGGCACGCGCCAGTCGCTGGGGCTCACCGGCTTCGAGACGTACGCCATCGAGGGGCTGGCCGAGGGGATGACGCCGCGCGCCACCCTGACCGTGGTGGCTCGCACCGCGGACGGGAAGGAAACACGCTTCGCGGCGCGTTCGCGGATCGACACTCCGGAGGAACTGCAGTATTACCGCAACGGCGGGATCCTCCCATACGTGCTGCGGCATCTGGTGGGCGGGCGGTGAGGCGCCGCGGGAGGCGCTAGCTCCCGCGCCCCCGAGCGAGCCTCCCGACCGGGGAGGCGGCGGCGCGTCCACGCGCGTCGCCCGCCCGAGCCGAGCGGCGGCGCCATTCCCTCCGGGATGGCGCCGCCGTTTCTTTCCGCCGGCCATGTCCCCCCCTACCCCACTCACGATCCTCGCCAACCCCGTCGCCGGGAGGGGGCGGGCCAAGCGCCTGCTCCCCCGGTTGCGCGCGCTCCTGGCGGAGCGCGGCATTCCGCACCAGCTGCACCTGACGGAGCACCCCCGGCACGAGCTCGCGCTCGCCGAGCGCGCCGCCAGCGCGGGAGCCGACACGATCCTCGCCGTCGGGGGAGATGGCACCTGGGGGAACGTGGTGCGCGGCATCCTGGCCAGCGGGCGGCGTCCACGGTTGGCGCTCCTGGCGGCGGGAACGGGAAACGACCTGGCCTACGCCACCGGGGTGCCGGCCCACGACGTCGAGGCAACGCTCGCCATCGCCACGGGGACGGGTGAGCGCGCCATCGATGTGGGCGAGGTGGACGGCGTCCACTTCGTGAACTGCGCCGGCTTCGGCTTCGACGCCGAGGTCCTGCGCGCGACGGAGGGGGTGCGATGGCTGCGCGGGCACACCGTGTACCTCCTGACCGCGACGCGGAAGCTGTTCGGCTACCGCGGCTTCGCCACCGCCATTTCGTACCTCGACGCGTCGCGCGACGGGGAGACGAGCGCGTCATCCGCGCCGGGGGCCATCCGTCACCTGGCGGTGATCGTCTCCAACGGCCCGCGCTTTGGCGGCGGCTTCCTGATCGCACCGGGGGCACGCGTGGACGACGGCGCCCTCGACCTCATCAGGGTGCGCGATGGGTCGCCATGGCGGCGCCTCGCGGTCTTTGCCGGCGCCACGCGCGGAACGCATGTCGGCGCGCCGGAGGTGAGCCGGCACGCCGTGCATGCGGTGACGCTGGCCTTCGAGGCCCCGCCGATCTTCGACGCCGACGGGGAGCTGCACCAGGCGTCGGGAACGACCGTCACCGTGCGCTGCCACCCCGGCGCGGTGCGGCTGGCGGTGAGCGCCTAACGCGGGCGGCGCACGTCGATCTTCTCCCCCACCACCGCCCCGAGCAACCCGCCGGCCGCGGCGCCGATGATGGCCCCCTTCAGCGTATTGCGCGTGCTGGCCACGCCGATCGCCGCCCCGGCCGCGGCGCCGATGATGGCGTCGCGCTTGGTGTTCTTGACCACGCCCGCCTCGCCTCCGTACCCCCCGCCGCTCGAACCGCCGTACACGGATTCGCTGGCGGGGGCCCGGCGCACGACGCGCGGCGCCGGCGCCTGGCGGTACACCACCTGCTGCGGCCGCGGCTGGTAGTACGGCTGGCCGTAGTATCCCTGCTGCGGATAGCGCGGCTGGCCATATCCGTACGCATAGCCCTGCTCCTCGGGCGAGACGTACATCTGCGGCTGGTACGGCTGCATCTGCGCGGCGAGCGACAGGTCGTTCTTGAGCGCCTCATCCATGCGGGGCGCCTCGCCCTTCGAGCAGGCCGCGAGCGCGGCGAGCGCCGCCAACGAGAACATCACACGAGCGATCTTCATGGGATCCTCCGGAATGACACGATGTGGGTGCACCCATGAATGGCACGCCCCGTGCCCCACGCGGACCCGTGGAATCACAACGACTTAGCGTGAGGGGTGTCTCCCCTGCGGACAGTCGGGTGTCCACTCGGGGTCACGATGCGGGGAATGACGCGGGGAAGGACGCGGGGACAGACGCGGGGACGGACGCGGGGACGGACGCGGGGACGGACGCGGGCGGGCGACGTCACCGGCCGAGACGCTCCGTTGCGCGCCACCTGCACCGCCCGCCAACTTCCAGACTCACCTGCCAGGACACCAACATGCGATCCACTTCGATCGGGGGCGTGACGATGGCGGCCGCCATCGCGCTCGCCTTGGGGGGACCGTCGGTCGCCGGCGCGCAGCAGGCGGAGACGGGGCCGAAGGTGGGGGACGTCGCCCCCGACTTCACCCTCCGCGGCGTCACGAAGGACGGCCCCATGCGCGACGCGATCACGCTCTCGAAGTACCGGGGCAACACCGTCGTCCTCGCCTTCTTCTTCAAGGCGCGGACAAAGGGTTGAACGGTCCAGATGGAGGCGTACCGTGATCAGTACGCCACGACCTTCAATGGGGGGAAGCACGTCACCCTCATCGGGATCAGCGTCGATCCCGACACCACGCTCCAGTCGTGGATGAAGGACGCGAACTTCCCCTTCATCTTCGCCAGCGATGCCGACGGTGCGGTGGGAACGCTGTACGGGGCCTACCTCCCCGCGAACAAGACCGACAATCGCTCGCTGTACGTGATCGCCCCCGACGGCCGCATCGCGTACAAGGCGCAGCCGTTCCGCCAGATGTCGGCCGAGGCCTATACCGAGCTCGCGGCCGCCATCGACAAGCTGTCGCCCGAAGCGGGGAGGCGCTGAGCGAGCCTCCCCGGCTCCCCTCCCCCGGGCTCCGCTCGCCCCGACGCACCGCCCCGGCGCCCGTGCCGGGGCGGTCTGCGTTTCGGCGATGTAGGTTTGGGCCATGACCGCCGCCCGCCACCTCGCCGAGTCGCTGTTCGACGCCGCCGTGCGCGCCGCCGACCCGTACGCCGCCACGCGCGCGACGCTGGAGGGACGCGCGTTAGGCGCCCGCCCCTGGATCCTCGCCGCCGGCAAGGCGGCGCTCCCGATGGCCCGGGCCGCGCTCGATGCGCTCGCCGTGGCGCGCCGGATCCCGGCCGGCGGGGTGGTCATCGCCGCCGACCTCCCCCGCGGCGCCGAGGGCGAGGTGACCCCGCTGGTCGCGATGGCCGGCGACCATCCGCTCCCCGGCGAGCGTTCACGGGCGGCGGCCGAGGCGCTCGGGGCCGCCGCCCGGCTGGTGCGCCCCGGCGACGACGTCCTCGTCCTCCTGTCGGGCGGTGCCTCGAGCCTGATGGCGGCACCGGTCGAGGGGATCTCGACCGAGGCGATGCTCGGGCTCTTCCGAGGGCTGCACCGCGCGGGGGCCCCGATCGACGTGATGAACGCGTTCCGCAAGCGGGTGCTGCGATGGGGGGGCGGGCGGCTGGCGAGCGCCCTCGCGGGGGCGAAGGTCCAGGTCCTGATCGCCTCCGACGTGATCGGCGACGAGCCGTCGGCAATCGCCTCGGGGCCATGCAGTGCCGACCGCTGGCGGGCCGCCGACCTGATCGAACTGGCGCAGCAGCAGCGCCTCGGGGCCTACCTGCCGCAGGAAGTGCAGACGTTTCTCGACCGCACGCTGTCGGGCGAGGTGGAGGAGACGCCGAAGCCCGGCAGTCCCGCGCTGGCGGGAGTCGAGGCTCGCGTGATCCTCGGGAATCGCCGCGCCCTCGAAGGAGTGGCGCAGGAAGGGATGCGGTTGGGGGTCGACGTCCGCGTGGCCCCCACGCCGATCACCGGGCGCGCGCGCAGCATGGGCGCGGCCATCGCCATGGCGGCGATGGCGGCGCGGAGTGCGGCGCCCATGCCGTCGCACCGCCCCCTAAACATCCCGTGCCGCCTTGCGCTGGTGTGGGGCGGGGAGACGACCGTCCCCCTCGGCGAGGGGCCGACCGGCACCGGAGGGCGGGCCCAGGAGTTGGCGCTGGCCGCGGCGCAGGCGCTGCACGAGCGTGGCGCGGAGGGGCGCGGGATCACCATACTCTCGGCGGGGACCGACGGGCGAGATGGCCCCACCGATGCGGCCGGAGCCGTCGTGGACGGCACGACGTGGACGCGCATCGCCCTGGCCGGGCACGCTCCGCTGCGCGCCCTCGAGCAGCACGATGCCTACCCGGCGCTCGACGCCGCCGGGGCCCTGCTGCGCACGGGGATGACGGGGACCAACGTGAACGATGTGGTGATCGCGCTGGTGGAGTGACCGCGGGGGACGTTGGGGTTTGGGGGCGAGGCCGATAGTTTCCTCGCATGCCAAACGCCCCGTTCACCGTCGGTCTCGTGCAGGAGACTGCCGGCTCGCGCGACGTCGAGGAGAATGTCGCTCGCGCCATTGCCGGCGTCCGCAGCGCCCATGCGCGCGGCGCCCAGGTCATCTGCCTGCAGGAGCTGTTCAACGCCCCGTACTTCTGCAAGTCGCTCGACATCGACTGGTTCGACCTGGCGGAGCCGATTCCCGGCCCCACCACCGAGCGCATGAGGGCGCTGGCGCGCGAGCTCGAGGTCGTCCTCGTCGTCCCGATCTACGAGCGGCAGGCGGCGGGGCTGTACCGCAACTCGGCGGCCGTCATCGACGCCGACGGGACGTTGCTCGGGGTGTATCGCAAGATGCACATCCCGCACGACCCGCTGTTCGAGGAGAAGTACTACTTCACCCCCGGCGACGCCGCCGACACCGCACCGCGCATCCCGGCGCGCTCGCGCGACGCCGGCGGGTTCCGCGTGTGGAAGACGCGCTACGGGACCATCGGCGTCCTGATCTGCTGGGACCAGTGGTACCCGGAGGGCGCGCGCATCACGTCGTTGTTAGGCGCCGACGTCCTGTTCTACCCGACCGCGATCGGCTGGCACCCGGCGGAAAAGGCGACCTTCGGCGGGGCGCAGGTCGACGCCTGGCGCACCATCCAGCGGTCGCACGCCATCGCCAACGGCGTCTTCGTCGCTGCCCCCAACCGCGTCGGCTTCGAGGCGCACCCGGGGACGGATGGCATCGAGTTCTTCGGGCAGTCGGTGGTCTACGACCCGTTCGGGCGCGTGCTCGCGGAAGCGGGGACCGATCCCGCTGTCCTCGTCGCGACGTGCGACCCGGCGCTCATCGAGGAGACCAGGCGCAACTGGCCGTTCCTGCGAGACCGGCGCGTGGATGCGTACGGGGGGATCCTCGCCCGGTACCTGGGGGAGTGAGGGGGAGGGACGCAGGGCGGGCGCCTCGAGCGCGCCGCCGGCGGCGACGCGAATACGCTCGCCGGCCGCGCTCCACGGCAGTCTCTCCCTGACCTCGCTCGTTGCACCCACGCGCCAACTTCCGCCCCAACGCCATGACGACGCCCGCATCCCCTCTTTCGTCTCCCGTCTCCTATCGCATGCCCGCCGAGTGGGAGCCTCATGCGGCGACATGGATCGCGTGGCCGCACCACGAACCGGACTGGCCGGGGAAGCTGGGGCCGATCCCGTGGGTGTACGCCGAGATCGTGCGCGCCCTGCACCCGTACGAGCGGGTGGAGATCCTGTGCCACGACGAGGACGTGCGCGATGATGCGCGCGCCAAGCTCGCGGCCCACGGCTGCGACCCGGCGGGATACCGGCTCCACATCGTGCCTAACGATCGGGTCTGGCTCCGCGACTCTGCGCCCACCGGCGTGCACGACGAGGCCGGACGCGTGGTCCTGGCCGACTGGGCGTTCAATGCGTGGGCCAAGTACGACAACTACGCGCACGACGCACAGGTGGGGCGGGCGGTGGAGGCGATCACGGGGCTCCCCCGCATCGAGCCGCAGCGCCCCGACGGTGCCGGACGCGTGGTGCTGGAGGGCGGGGCGATCGAGACCAACGGGACGGGGCTCTTCCTGGTGACCGAGGAGTGCCTCCTCTCCCCGATCCAGGAGCGGAATCCGGGGCTGACCCGGGAGGGATACGAAACGGTCTTCCGCGATATGCTGGGCGTGCGCGAGACGATCTGGCTGGGAGAAGGGTGCGTCGGCGACGACACCCATGGCCACATCGACGACATCGCCCGGTTCATCGAAGCCGACACGGTCGTCCTCGCCTACGAGACCGACCCCGCCGACGAGAACCACCTGCGCTCGGCGGACAACCTGCGCCGCCTGTCGCTGGCGGCCCAGGGCGGGCTGCGGGTCATTACCCTCCCCTTCCCCCGCCCGGTGATCATGGACGGACAGCGCCTCCCCGCCAGCTACGCGAACTTCTACGTCGCGAACGGGGTGGTCCTCGTCCCGACCTTCAACGACCCGAACGACCGCGTGGCGCTGAACACCCTGGCCGAGTGCTTCCCGGATCGCGCGGTGGTCGGGATCCACTCGGTGGACCTGGTGTGGGGGCTGGGGACGCTGCACTGCCTGACCCAGCAGGAGCCGGCCCCCGCGGCCTGAGAAGCGGAACCACCACGCAGGGGCCCGAGGGGGTGGGGCCCCCCCTGATGGGCGAGGGTGAGGGAGCGCGGAGTGGGGAGTGGGGGGGGACGGACGTGGCGCGTTGCCAGCCTCGGCCGTCCGGCGTCTAGTTGAGGTGACCCACCCCTCTCACATGCCCAGCACCTCGTCCCGTCTCCGCCACGCGGCGGGCGCCGTCGTCCTCCTGGCGCTCGCCGCCTGCTCCTCCTCCGAGACAGGAGTCCTCATTGCAGCCGCCGGCAACTGGGACGCCGGGTACGGCGAGATGAACAAGCGCGGGATCGAGCTCGCGGTCGAGCAGGTCAATCGCGATGGCGGCGTGCGTGGACGACCGCTCCGCGTCATCGAGCGCAACGACAAGGGCGAGGGGACGAGGGCGGTCAGCATCGCCGCCGAGTTCGTGGCCAATCCCGAGATCGTGGCCGTGGTGGGACACGTCAACTCGGGGACGATGATCGCTGCGGCCCCGGTGTACAACCAGGGGCTTCCCGCCGTCTCCACGACGGCGTCGACCCCCGACCTCACCGGGATCTCGCCATGGGTCTTCCGCGTGATCTCCTCCGACTCGGTGAACGGGCTCGACCTGGCGCGGTTCGCCCGCTCCAGGGGATTCGAGCGGGCGGCGGTGCTGTACGAGAACAACTCGTACGGCCGCGGTCTCGCCCAGTCGTTCGAGCGCAACTTCGGCGGGACGATCATCGCCAGCGATCCCATCCCCTCCGAACGTGACGGCAATTACGAGCCGTTCATCACGTGGCTCTCCCGTCGCAAGCCCGACGTCGTCTTCGTCGCCGGCACCGAGATCAGCGGCCTTGCCATCCTGCGGGAGTCGCGCCGGCAGCGCTTCGCTCCCGCCTTCATGGGTAGCGACGGGTGGACCGGAGTCGTGGTCGACACGGCGCTCGCCGAGGGGGCATACGTGGGCGCGCCATTCTCGGCGCAGGACCCGCGCGCCGACGCGCAACGGTTCACCGCCGCCTTCCGGGAGAAATACGGCATCGACCCCGACGGCAATGCGGCGCTGGCCTACGATGCGACGATGCTCGTGGCCAAGGCGATCGCCGAAGGAGGGGCGACGCGCGCCGCCGTGCGCGACTGGCTGGCGGGGCGCACGACGGAGAAGCCGGTGCCCGGAATCACCGGCCCACTCGCCTTCGACCGGTCGGGTGACGTGGTGGGCAAGGGCTACGTCATGACGCGCGTGCGCGGAGGGGCGCTCGTGGTCGAGGGGGCTCGCCGCTCATGATCAACGGACTCCTGCGGTTCCAGAGCATTCGCCAGCGGCTGCTGGTGAGCTTCACGCTCCTGATCGCGCTCTTCTGCGCGGCCGGGGTGGTGGGGCGCGCGGCCATTTCCCGCATGTCGGGGCTGATCGGCGAAACGCTCGAGTCGGTGCAGGTGGACGCCCAGCTGTCGTCGCGGCTTTCCGGAGCGGTCACGCAGGAGCTGGCGGCGGCGCAGCGCTACCTCGAGTCGCGCGACTCGCTGGCCCAGTCGGAGTTCAGGCACCAGGCCCGTGAGGCGCACGCGGCCCAGCGGGCGATGAACCTCCTTCCGGGCCAGTCGGCGCGAGAGGCGGCGCTCGTGGCGTCGATCGACGCCCGGCTCTCGGACATCGAGGTGCGATATGCGCGGGCCCATCGCCTGGCCGACCTGGGCCGGCGCG
The nucleotide sequence above comes from Gemmatimonadetes bacterium SCN 70-22. Encoded proteins:
- a CDS encoding aconitate hydratase 1; its protein translation is MTHPNSFGSKSTLTVGSRSYTIFRLDALRALSKGNVDRLPFSLKVLLENLLRGEDGAFVKRGDVEALANWNVKQPVDKEIAFRTARVLLQDFTGVPCVVDLAAMRDAIATLGGDPTKINPLQPVDLVIDHSVQVDEYGTEAAFLLNVNLEYERNGERYQFLRWGQEAFRNFRVVPPGTGICHQVNLEYLGQVVFASASGGETLAYCDSLVGTDSHTTMINGLGVLGWGVGGIEAEAAMLGQPVSMLIPEVIGFKLTGKLPPGATATDLVLTCTEMLRKKKVVGKFVEYYGDGLSSLALADRATIANMAPEYGATMGFFPVDAETLKYLRLSGRSEEQVQLVEAYTKAQGLFREDGMPDPVYTDTLELDLATVVPSLAGPKRPQDRIPLSAVKASYAESLAAEKARMASAIPGAAKPAPGSAEAAMVAEGGAVTVAGNGIPCEWRGERFSVRDGSVVIAAITSCTNTSNPSVMLAAGLLAQKATAKGLKAKPWVKTSLAPGSKVVREYFEKAGVQPALDALGFQIVGYGCTTCIGNSGPLPDPISRAIDEGKLTVAAVLSGNRNFEGRVNPQTRFNYLASPPLVVAYALAGRMDIDFDREPIGVGTAGPVFLRDIWPSPKEVEDVVLSSVKREQFEKEYGDVFAGDAQWQAIRIPTGDRYAWDDRSTYVKHPPYFAGMTMTPPGVQPIAGARVLGMFGDSITTDHISPAGSIAEKSPAGQWLLSLGVAKKDFNSYGARRGNHEVMMRGTFANIRLKNDLTPGLEGWWTRTAPGAEPTSFFEASEGYKAAGTPLIIIAGKEYGTGSSRDWAAKGTALLGVRAVIAESFERIHRSNLVGMGVLPLEFTDGGTRQSLGLTGFETYAIEGLAEGMTPRATLTVVARTADGKETRFAARSRIDTPEELQYYRNGGILPYVLRHLVGGR
- a CDS encoding acyltransferase, translating into MPNAPFTVGLVQETAGSRDVEENVARAIAGVRSAHARGAQVICLQELFNAPYFCKSLDIDWFDLAEPIPGPTTERMRALARELEVVLVVPIYERQAAGLYRNSAAVIDADGTLLGVYRKMHIPHDPLFEEKYYFTPGDAADTAPRIPARSRDAGGFRVWKTRYGTIGVLICWDQWYPEGARITSLLGADVLFYPTAIGWHPAEKATFGGAQVDAWRTIQRSHAIANGVFVAAPNRVGFEAHPGTDGIEFFGQSVVYDPFGRVLAEAGTDPAVLVATCDPALIEETRRNWPFLRDRRVDAYGGILARYLGE
- a CDS encoding agmatine deiminase, with translation MTTPASPLSSPVSYRMPAEWEPHAATWIAWPHHEPDWPGKLGPIPWVYAEIVRALHPYERVEILCHDEDVRDDARAKLAAHGCDPAGYRLHIVPNDRVWLRDSAPTGVHDEAGRVVLADWAFNAWAKYDNYAHDAQVGRAVEAITGLPRIEPQRPDGAGRVVLEGGAIETNGTGLFLVTEECLLSPIQERNPGLTREGYETVFRDMLGVRETIWLGEGCVGDDTHGHIDDIARFIEADTVVLAYETDPADENHLRSADNLRRLSLAAQGGLRVITLPFPRPVIMDGQRLPASYANFYVANGVVLVPTFNDPNDRVALNTLAECFPDRAVVGIHSVDLVWGLGTLHCLTQQEPAPAA